From a region of the Synechococcus sp. PCC 7502 genome:
- a CDS encoding IS982 family transposase translates to MEITRGKENIYQINRRLYRVEQMLLILFEALGQTWKQLNTEWVYSIDSFPIPVCANIRIPRSKIYDGKQEYRGYQASKRRYFYGIKIHLMVTESGEPVEFFLTNGSFADVKGLRVFPFDLPEGSVVYADRAYNDYEIEDLLLEAENIQLSAMRKSSSTLPLAGYVQFLQHHKRKVIETTGSLISQLLPKSIHAVTAKGFELKAMLFVLALSVNLWVAT, encoded by the coding sequence GTGGAAATTACGAGAGGGAAAGAAAATATTTATCAGATCAACCGCAGACTATATCGAGTTGAGCAAATGCTGTTGATATTGTTTGAAGCGTTGGGGCAAACATGGAAACAACTAAACACGGAATGGGTTTACAGCATTGATAGTTTTCCCATACCTGTCTGTGCCAATATCCGCATTCCAAGGTCAAAAATCTATGATGGCAAACAAGAGTATCGAGGCTATCAAGCCAGCAAGAGAAGATACTTTTATGGTATTAAAATTCATCTGATGGTGACGGAGTCAGGAGAGCCTGTGGAATTTTTTCTAACTAATGGTTCATTTGCTGATGTTAAGGGCTTGAGAGTATTTCCATTTGATTTACCTGAAGGCTCTGTGGTCTATGCAGATAGAGCTTACAACGATTATGAGATTGAGGATTTGTTGCTTGAAGCTGAAAATATCCAGCTCTCAGCTATGCGAAAAAGCAGCTCAACTCTACCTCTTGCTGGTTATGTTCAGTTTCTTCAACACCATAAGCGCAAAGTTATTGAAACCACTGGCAGTTTAATATCCCAACTTTTACCTAAATCTATTCATGCTGTCACGGCTAAGGGATTTGAGCTTAAAGCTATGCTCTTTGTCCTTGCTCTTAGCGTTAATCTATGGGTAGCAACTTAG
- a CDS encoding helix-turn-helix domain-containing protein, producing the protein MAGVYKLEISESEEELKHMLRVQKTASDKERIQMLYLLKTKQASTIQTASTILGRHRVTLQDWLGNYRKGGIVGLNLEQGENRVFHNGRRKH; encoded by the coding sequence ATGGCAGGAGTATACAAATTAGAGATCAGCGAAAGTGAAGAAGAGCTAAAACATATGCTGAGAGTGCAAAAGACCGCATCAGATAAAGAAAGAATTCAGATGCTGTATCTGTTAAAAACAAAACAAGCAAGCACAATCCAGACAGCATCGACAATACTGGGACGGCATCGAGTTACATTGCAAGATTGGTTAGGGAATTATCGCAAAGGGGGAATAGTAGGACTAAACCTAGAACAGGGCGAAAACAGAGTATTCCACAATGGGCGCAGAAAGCATTGA
- the panB gene encoding 3-methyl-2-oxobutanoate hydroxymethyltransferase, whose amino-acid sequence MPVTISQLLTWKSEGRAIAALTATEYATAKIMDRAGVDLILVGDSLGMVALGYKNTLALTLDDIIHHAKAVGRGISNALLVVDLPFLSYQISYEQAIASAGKILKETDAKAVKLEGGYPDMIQTIEKLVERGIPVMGHIGLTPQSVHQTGYRRQGNEPISAEKIFIQAKDIADAGAFAIVLEHIPSELAQEISQTIAIPTIGIGAGSGCDGQILVTHDLLGLSEWQPSFVKKYADLQTVISNAVSNYCHDVRDRQFP is encoded by the coding sequence ATGCCAGTCACCATTTCACAATTACTAACTTGGAAGTCTGAGGGGCGAGCGATCGCTGCTTTAACTGCCACTGAGTATGCTACTGCCAAAATTATGGATAGGGCTGGTGTGGATTTGATCTTAGTCGGTGATTCCTTGGGAATGGTGGCTTTGGGCTATAAAAATACCTTAGCTTTGACTCTTGATGATATTATTCACCATGCGAAAGCTGTGGGTCGAGGGATTAGTAATGCTTTGCTAGTAGTGGATTTACCGTTTTTAAGTTATCAAATTAGTTATGAACAGGCGATCGCTTCCGCAGGCAAAATTTTAAAGGAAACTGATGCCAAGGCGGTAAAACTAGAGGGCGGCTACCCTGATATGATTCAAACCATTGAAAAATTGGTAGAAAGGGGAATTCCTGTGATGGGACATATCGGATTAACTCCGCAATCTGTGCATCAAACTGGTTATCGTCGTCAGGGCAATGAACCGATTAGTGCCGAAAAAATATTTATTCAGGCTAAGGATATTGCTGATGCAGGAGCATTTGCGATCGTCCTAGAGCATATACCTAGCGAATTGGCACAGGAAATTAGTCAAACCATAGCAATTCCCACCATTGGCATTGGGGCAGGTAGTGGCTGTGATGGGCAGATTTTAGTTACTCACGATCTACTGGGTCTATCGGAATGGCAGCCGAGCTTTGTGAAAAAGTACGCCGATTTACAAACAGTAATTAGTAATGCTGTCAGTAATTATTGCCATGATGTTCGTGATCGCCAGTTTCCATAA
- a CDS encoding IS630 family transposase, translating into MIAWFGINIIGLNGKVRFFCQDETRIGLKTISGRKITARGVKPKGKVQWQFKATYLYRIVEPSTGESFFYEFTHLNSECFQVFLNLVSAYFQGDIIVMQVDQAGAHRAKRLKIPKNIILLFQPAHAPETNPIERVWQHFKLGLRWKLPKDLDQLRALMRERLEVMTQEVIASIVGWDYILETLSVARI; encoded by the coding sequence ATGATTGCTTGGTTCGGCATTAATATAATCGGACTAAATGGCAAAGTGAGATTCTTTTGTCAAGATGAAACACGAATTGGGTTAAAGACAATTAGTGGAAGGAAGATCACAGCAAGAGGAGTCAAACCCAAAGGTAAAGTTCAGTGGCAGTTTAAGGCAACTTACCTCTATCGAATTGTAGAACCATCAACAGGGGAAAGCTTTTTCTATGAATTTACTCACCTTAATAGTGAATGCTTCCAAGTATTTCTGAACTTAGTAAGCGCATATTTTCAAGGTGACATCATCGTTATGCAAGTGGATCAAGCAGGAGCACACAGAGCAAAACGGTTAAAGATTCCTAAAAATATTATTTTGCTATTTCAGCCTGCCCATGCACCTGAGACTAATCCCATTGAAAGAGTGTGGCAGCATTTCAAATTAGGGTTGAGGTGGAAACTGCCAAAAGATCTTGACCAGTTGCGTGCATTAATGCGGGAAAGGTTAGAAGTTATGACTCAAGAGGTAATTGCTTCGATTGTTGGGTGGGATTATATTTTAGAGACTTTATCTGTAGCTCGTATTTAA
- a CDS encoding HEAT repeat domain-containing protein: MKQQKQAKAILLSMILSLGLGAIANLQPLFAQNSSDKCSEAKVTKYIREVSQGSNEARGSLFQCKSKVVPALITALKDPDPKVRSSAAASLGWIGKDAKNAVPALVNALKDPNTDVRTSTALALGNIGKDAKNAVPALITALKDPDQKVRFWTALALGGIGKDAKDAVPDLITLLKDFDSGVRSSAASALGSIGKDSKNAIPALLKALKDSNESVRSEAANALKQIDSSIKF, from the coding sequence ATGAAGCAACAAAAGCAAGCAAAAGCCATTTTACTAAGCATGATATTGAGCTTAGGGCTTGGAGCTATAGCTAATTTACAACCACTATTTGCTCAAAACTCCTCTGATAAATGTTCTGAAGCTAAAGTTACCAAGTACATTAGAGAGGTTTCCCAAGGTTCAAACGAGGCTAGAGGTTCATTATTTCAGTGTAAATCTAAAGTAGTACCTGCTCTCATTACTGCCCTCAAAGACCCCGATCCAAAGGTACGATCCAGTGCTGCTGCTTCCTTGGGCTGGATAGGCAAAGATGCTAAGAATGCTGTTCCTGCTTTAGTTAATGCTCTCAAAGACCCTAATACGGATGTACGTACTAGTACTGCACTTGCCCTAGGGAATATTGGTAAAGACGCTAAGAATGCTGTCCCTGCTCTCATTACTGCTCTCAAAGACCCTGATCAAAAGGTGCGCTTTTGGACTGCACTGGCATTGGGAGGAATTGGCAAAGATGCGAAGGATGCTGTTCCTGATCTCATTACCCTCTTAAAAGACTTTGATTCAGGTGTGCGGTCTAGTGCTGCATCTGCATTAGGAAGTATAGGTAAAGATTCTAAGAATGCCATCCCTGCCTTACTTAAGGCTCTCAAAGATTCTAATGAATCAGTCCGCTCTGAGGCTGCTAACGCTCTAAAGCAAATAGATTCAAGCATTAAATTTTAG
- a CDS encoding winged helix-turn-helix domain-containing protein, translated as MIKKLEEAEGFESYGQICQWLENQLGIKSNYKTVHHLVRYRLKARPKVTRPVSAGKSEEQVEAYKKTLPVL; from the coding sequence TTGATAAAAAAGCTGGAAGAAGCAGAAGGCTTTGAAAGTTATGGGCAGATCTGCCAATGGTTAGAGAACCAATTAGGAATCAAATCAAACTATAAAACTGTGCATCATCTAGTCCGATATCGGCTGAAAGCCAGACCGAAAGTGACACGTCCAGTCAGCGCAGGAAAGTCAGAAGAGCAAGTAGAAGCATATAAAAAAACCTTGCCAGTATTATAA
- a CDS encoding valine--tRNA ligase, which translates to MTTDNLPKQYVPQETESKWQEYWEKQGIYHPDASSNKPSYSIMIPPPNVTGSLHMGHAFEEAIIDVLVRYHRMSGFNTLWLPGTDHASIAVQTILEKQLKQEGIKKDDLGREKFLERAWAWKAESGSTITNQIRKLGASVDWQRERFTMDEGLSKAVIEAFVKLYEENLIYRGEYLVNWCPSSQSAVSDLEVDNQEVNGHLWHFRYPLSDGSGYIVVATTRPETMLGDTAVAVNPTDPRYQSLIGKTVTLPLMNREIPIIGDEYVDQEFGSGCVKITPAHDPNDFEMGKRHNLPIVNILNKDGTINANGGEFMGSDRFVARKNIVAKLTELGLVEKIEDYTHSVPYSERGKVPVEPFLSTQWFVKIRPLADDALNEFDQHNSPNFVPDRWGKVYRDWLVKLKDWCISRQLWWGHQIPAWYTPEGDLFVARTKEEAYIQAKAKLGREDITLEQDFDVLDTWFSSGLWCFSTLGWDGKNETEDFKAFYPTSVLVCGFDIIFFWVARMTMMSKYFTDKIPFKTVYIHGLIRDENNQKMSKSKNNGIDPLLLIEKYGTDALRYALIKEVIGAGQDIRLDYNRKTDESQNVESARNFANKLWNASRFVLMNLEPSAVLKPEEVKDNLELCDRWVLSRFNQTALEVNQYISSYSLGEAARSLYEFIWGDFCDYYIELVKPRLQGEDSISKSTAQSVLLSVLIGTVSLLHPYMPHITEEIWQVLTGTDGKTSLSLQEFPQGDRTQIDLNLENQFKLIFEVIRTVRNLRAEAEVKPSQKVKIILQSENEAELTALRIGDSYIANLGKIEEIIISNQVPENLGQTLAGVANTVQILLPLTGVIDLEKFKQKLQRNLTKIETAIASTQSRLSNESFIQKAPAELIASVKAELESAKQQEIILRSRLKELG; encoded by the coding sequence ATGACCACCGATAATCTGCCCAAACAATATGTCCCTCAAGAAACCGAGTCAAAGTGGCAGGAGTATTGGGAAAAGCAAGGTATTTACCATCCAGACGCATCAAGCAATAAGCCTTCATACTCGATTATGATTCCCCCGCCCAATGTCACGGGTAGTTTGCATATGGGACACGCCTTTGAGGAGGCAATTATTGATGTTTTAGTACGCTACCACCGCATGAGTGGATTTAACACCCTATGGCTGCCAGGCACAGATCATGCCAGTATTGCCGTGCAGACTATATTGGAAAAGCAATTAAAGCAAGAAGGAATTAAAAAAGATGACTTGGGAAGAGAAAAATTCCTAGAACGGGCATGGGCATGGAAAGCTGAGTCTGGCAGTACAATTACCAATCAGATTCGTAAGTTAGGAGCATCGGTTGATTGGCAAAGAGAACGCTTCACAATGGATGAAGGACTCTCAAAAGCTGTTATAGAAGCATTTGTCAAGCTGTACGAAGAGAATTTAATTTATCGTGGTGAATATTTAGTAAATTGGTGCCCATCTTCGCAATCGGCAGTATCAGATTTAGAAGTTGATAATCAAGAAGTGAATGGACATCTTTGGCATTTTCGTTATCCGCTCAGTGATGGATCGGGCTATATCGTAGTTGCTACAACCAGACCAGAAACCATGCTCGGTGATACCGCCGTAGCTGTGAATCCCACCGATCCTCGGTATCAAAGCCTTATTGGTAAGACTGTCACTCTACCTCTGATGAATCGAGAGATTCCGATTATTGGTGATGAATATGTAGATCAAGAGTTCGGTTCGGGCTGTGTCAAAATTACGCCTGCTCACGATCCCAATGATTTTGAGATGGGAAAAAGACATAATCTGCCCATAGTTAATATTTTAAATAAGGATGGAACTATTAATGCTAATGGTGGTGAATTTATGGGGAGCGATCGCTTTGTGGCTAGAAAAAATATAGTCGCAAAACTGACAGAGTTAGGATTAGTCGAAAAAATTGAAGATTATACCCATTCTGTCCCCTATTCTGAACGAGGTAAAGTCCCTGTAGAACCATTTCTTTCTACCCAGTGGTTTGTCAAGATTCGCCCCTTAGCAGATGATGCCTTAAATGAATTTGATCAGCATAATTCACCGAATTTCGTACCCGATCGCTGGGGTAAGGTATATCGAGATTGGCTAGTTAAATTAAAGGATTGGTGTATTTCTCGGCAGTTGTGGTGGGGACATCAGATTCCTGCTTGGTACACCCCTGAAGGCGATCTATTTGTGGCAAGAACTAAAGAAGAGGCATATATTCAGGCAAAGGCAAAGCTAGGAAGAGAAGATATTACCTTAGAACAGGATTTTGATGTTTTAGATACTTGGTTCTCTTCAGGTTTATGGTGTTTTTCTACCTTAGGATGGGATGGCAAAAACGAAACGGAAGACTTTAAAGCATTTTATCCCACTAGTGTCCTAGTCTGTGGTTTTGATATTATCTTTTTCTGGGTAGCACGGATGACGATGATGTCTAAGTATTTCACAGATAAAATCCCTTTTAAGACTGTGTATATTCATGGCTTGATTCGGGATGAGAATAATCAAAAGATGTCCAAATCCAAAAATAATGGTATTGATCCGCTTTTACTTATAGAAAAATACGGAACAGATGCTTTGCGTTATGCTCTGATTAAGGAAGTAATTGGGGCGGGGCAAGATATTCGACTTGACTATAACCGTAAAACCGATGAATCTCAAAATGTGGAATCCGCTCGCAATTTTGCTAATAAGTTATGGAATGCTTCGAGATTTGTATTGATGAATTTAGAACCTAGTGCGGTTTTAAAACCAGAAGAAGTTAAGGATAATTTAGAACTATGCGATCGCTGGGTTTTATCGAGATTTAATCAAACTGCCCTAGAAGTGAATCAATATATCTCTAGTTACAGTTTAGGTGAAGCCGCCCGATCACTCTATGAATTTATCTGGGGAGATTTTTGTGATTACTATATTGAGTTGGTAAAACCGAGACTACAGGGGGAAGACAGCATATCAAAATCAACGGCGCAATCAGTTCTACTTTCAGTTTTAATTGGTACTGTTTCTTTACTTCATCCCTATATGCCCCATATTACCGAAGAGATATGGCAAGTTCTAACTGGAACAGATGGTAAGACTTCACTATCTTTACAGGAATTTCCCCAAGGTGATCGCACACAGATTGATCTAAATCTTGAAAATCAATTTAAGCTCATATTTGAAGTTATCCGTACTGTCCGCAACCTCAGAGCCGAAGCAGAAGTTAAGCCTAGCCAAAAAGTTAAAATCATTCTGCAATCAGAAAATGAAGCTGAATTGACAGCATTAAGAATTGGAGATAGTTATATTGCTAATTTAGGCAAAATTGAGGAAATTATTATCTCTAATCAAGTACCAGAAAACCTTGGACAAACTTTAGCAGGGGTGGCAAACACAGTTCAAATTTTACTACCTCTAACTGGAGTAATCGATCTAGAAAAATTTAAGCAAAAACTTCAACGCAATTTAACAAAAATTGAAACAGCGATCGCCTCTACCCAATCTCGTTTAAGTAATGAGAGTTTCATTCAAAAAGCGCCAGCCGAGCTAATTGCTAGTGTAAAAGCTGAACTAGAATCTGCAAAACAACAGGAAATTATCCTGCGATCGCGACTCAAAGAGCTAGGTTAA
- the bchM gene encoding magnesium protoporphyrin IX methyltransferase, with product MTTGTNDKDTVRNYFNSVGFDRWRRIYGTDDVNKVQYDIRTGHQQTVDKVVAWLKADGNLAGAKICDAGCGVGSLSFPLAIAGAEVYGSDISEKMVQEAKNRAANANNPTFSVSDLESLTGEYDTVICLDVLIHYPLEEVEPMIKHLASLAKSKLILSFAPSTPYLDWLKKVGEFFPGASKATRAYLHPESEIRNILARADFLVKREEMTSTRFYFSRLLEANRRK from the coding sequence ATGACTACTGGCACTAACGATAAAGATACCGTTCGTAATTACTTTAACTCTGTAGGATTCGATCGCTGGCGACGCATTTATGGTACTGATGATGTTAATAAAGTTCAATATGATATTCGCACAGGACATCAGCAAACAGTGGATAAAGTAGTGGCTTGGCTGAAAGCTGATGGTAATTTGGCTGGGGCTAAAATTTGTGACGCAGGTTGTGGGGTGGGTAGTTTGAGTTTTCCCTTGGCGATCGCGGGGGCAGAAGTTTATGGTAGCGACATATCCGAAAAAATGGTGCAAGAGGCAAAAAATCGGGCTGCTAATGCTAATAACCCTACCTTTAGCGTCAGTGATTTGGAATCTTTAACAGGGGAATATGATACTGTAATTTGTTTGGATGTTTTAATTCACTATCCCCTAGAGGAAGTGGAACCAATGATTAAACATCTAGCCTCTTTAGCAAAATCAAAATTAATTTTAAGTTTTGCCCCATCAACTCCATACCTAGACTGGCTGAAGAAAGTAGGTGAGTTCTTCCCCGGTGCGAGTAAAGCTACCCGTGCCTATTTGCATCCAGAATCTGAAATCAGAAATATACTTGCCCGTGCTGATTTTTTAGTAAAACGGGAGGAAATGACCAGTACAAGATTCTATTTTTCTAGGTTACTAGAGGCTAACAGACGGAAATAG
- a CDS encoding type II toxin-antitoxin system Phd/YefM family antitoxin, whose amino-acid sequence MRDGKHVAVILDIDVYEEMLEQIEGIEDLEYLEKVRQKTTEFRSLDNFLQEYSPNV is encoded by the coding sequence TTGCGAGATGGAAAGCATGTTGCAGTCATCTTAGATATTGATGTTTATGAAGAAATGCTAGAACAGATTGAAGGAATAGAAGACCTAGAATATTTAGAAAAAGTACGTCAAAAAACTACAGAATTTCGTTCTCTTGATAATTTTCTCCAAGAATATTCCCCCAATGTATGA
- the nadC gene encoding carboxylating nicotinate-nucleotide diphosphorylase — protein sequence MLPPNVVLDPILESWLREDIGRGDRTTMGLFPNHDAPEGEAVWIAKADGTIAGLPIAQRVFQLLDHAVEFKALVKDGDRCYAGQKIAEVRGSLATLLTGERVALNLVMRLSGVSTLTQKYVAAIAQFPVTLVDTRKSTPGLRLFEKYATYIGGAINHRFGLDDAVMIKDNHIAAAGGIKEAVNRVRKVIPFTTAIEVETESIDQVQAALEMDVDVIMLDNMPTELMKQAIALIRNHSHEVKIEASGNITLDTIHKVAELGMDYISTSAMVTRSAWLDLSMNIH from the coding sequence ATGCTGCCTCCTAATGTTGTTCTTGATCCTATCCTTGAGTCGTGGTTGCGTGAAGATATTGGACGCGGCGATCGCACAACTATGGGACTATTTCCTAATCACGATGCCCCAGAGGGTGAGGCGGTTTGGATTGCGAAAGCAGATGGCACCATAGCAGGCTTACCAATCGCTCAACGGGTTTTTCAGTTACTAGATCACGCAGTTGAATTTAAGGCACTAGTCAAAGATGGTGATAGGTGTTATGCAGGACAAAAAATTGCTGAAGTGAGAGGTAGCTTAGCAACTTTACTGACTGGGGAAAGAGTGGCTTTAAATTTAGTTATGCGTTTATCAGGAGTTAGTACCTTAACCCAAAAATATGTGGCGGCGATCGCTCAATTTCCTGTAACTCTTGTGGATACACGCAAATCTACGCCTGGACTAAGGCTATTTGAAAAGTATGCTACCTATATTGGCGGAGCCATAAATCATCGGTTTGGCTTGGATGATGCGGTCATGATCAAAGATAATCACATTGCGGCGGCTGGTGGAATTAAAGAGGCAGTAAACCGAGTGCGAAAAGTAATTCCCTTTACAACTGCAATTGAAGTCGAAACTGAGTCTATTGACCAAGTGCAAGCAGCTTTAGAGATGGATGTTGATGTAATTATGCTGGATAATATGCCGACAGAGTTAATGAAACAAGCGATCGCCCTGATCCGTAATCATAGTCATGAAGTTAAAATCGAAGCATCGGGTAACATTACCCTAGATACAATTCATAAAGTTGCCGAATTAGGTATGGATTATATTTCTACCAGTGCGATGGTGACTAGATCAGCTTGGTTGGATTTAAGCATGAATATTCACTGA
- the pcrA gene encoding DNA helicase PcrA: MTAKFLNHLNPSQQKAASHSAGPLLVVAGAGSGKTRTLTYRIANLILNEGVDPYHILAVTFTNKAAKEMKDRIQTLFAQELSLAEKGVMLSQLSDLEQNELRSQVYKKYTKNLWIGTFHSLCGRILRFDIDKYTDSHGRKWTKNFSIFDESDVQSLVKEIVVKQLNLDEKKFDPKSVRYAISGAKNKGLTPQELLFSDPSFRNRQIAEVYEIYQAKLNENNALDFDDLIFLPVQLFKQSPEVLTSWHRRFQHILVDEYQDTNRTQYDLIRLLVTNNQSIASNTSLWQNRSVFVVGDADQSIYSFRLADFTILMEFQETFGDRLPDHQTQTMIKLEENYRSCANILTVANELISNNTQRIDKSLVATRGDGELINLYKAHDEVDESSYVISQIQATKSKIPNASFGHFAILYRTNAQSRPLEELLVRMNIPYKIVGGLRFYDRKEIKDILAYLRLLSNPNDSVSLMRVINVPKRGIGNATTDKFTQLALSAGVTVWELLNDENTVREVAGRSAKPVLEFVKLINKWRSQVDDLPASEIIKGIIQDSGYADDLKLQGTDEASDRLANLAELNNAALQYAEENEDISLDSFIANAALSSSLDEAPEESQKVTLMTLHAAKGLEFPVVFLVGLEQGLFPGFRSLNDPMALEEERRLLYVGITRAQEQLHLTYADERRLYGNYEKAVPSQFLAELPKQLLTQKNLKSKSQTKLGIVSPNTIASINPIKTDKSSQRKTEGKPVEVPVVKENWQVGDRLTHKKFGEGVIFGILGSGEKTSLVVTFSGMGRRIIDPNFAPIQRIT; the protein is encoded by the coding sequence ATGACTGCTAAATTTCTCAACCATCTTAATCCCTCTCAGCAAAAAGCCGCGAGTCACAGTGCAGGACCACTTTTAGTCGTAGCTGGGGCGGGATCGGGCAAAACTCGCACCCTTACCTATCGTATTGCCAATTTGATCTTGAATGAGGGTGTTGATCCCTATCATATTTTGGCGGTGACTTTTACCAATAAGGCGGCTAAGGAGATGAAGGATCGGATTCAGACTTTATTTGCTCAAGAATTAAGCTTGGCGGAGAAGGGTGTGATGCTGTCGCAATTATCAGACTTAGAACAAAATGAATTGCGATCGCAGGTCTATAAAAAATACACAAAAAATCTCTGGATTGGCACGTTTCATAGTTTGTGTGGCAGAATTTTAAGATTTGATATTGATAAATATACTGATAGTCATGGACGCAAATGGACAAAGAATTTCTCGATTTTTGATGAATCCGATGTGCAGTCTTTGGTTAAAGAAATTGTGGTCAAGCAACTAAATTTAGATGAGAAAAAGTTTGATCCAAAATCTGTACGCTATGCCATCAGTGGTGCCAAAAATAAAGGATTAACACCCCAAGAATTATTATTTAGTGATCCAAGTTTTCGGAATCGTCAAATTGCTGAAGTCTATGAAATCTATCAGGCAAAACTTAATGAAAATAATGCTTTAGATTTTGATGATTTGATCTTTCTGCCTGTCCAATTATTTAAGCAAAGTCCAGAGGTTTTAACTTCTTGGCATCGACGGTTTCAACATATTTTAGTAGATGAATATCAAGATACTAACCGTACTCAATACGATTTAATTCGCCTGTTAGTTACTAATAATCAAAGCATTGCTAGTAATACTAGCCTATGGCAGAATCGGTCTGTATTTGTGGTAGGTGATGCCGATCAATCTATCTATTCTTTTAGGCTGGCGGATTTTACGATTTTAATGGAGTTCCAAGAAACCTTTGGCGATCGCCTGCCCGATCATCAAACCCAAACCATGATTAAGCTGGAGGAAAATTATCGTTCCTGTGCCAATATTTTAACGGTCGCCAATGAATTAATTAGTAATAATACCCAGCGCATTGATAAAAGCTTAGTGGCAACCCGTGGGGATGGTGAGTTAATAAATTTATATAAAGCCCACGATGAAGTGGATGAATCCAGCTATGTAATTAGTCAAATTCAAGCCACGAAATCTAAAATTCCTAATGCTAGTTTTGGTCACTTTGCTATTCTCTATCGCACTAATGCCCAGTCCCGTCCCCTAGAAGAGTTATTAGTACGGATGAATATTCCTTACAAAATTGTTGGCGGTTTAAGATTTTACGATCGCAAAGAAATTAAAGATATTCTGGCATATTTAAGATTACTTTCTAATCCCAATGATTCTGTGAGTTTAATGCGGGTAATTAATGTGCCGAAACGGGGAATTGGTAATGCTACCACAGACAAATTTACCCAATTGGCTTTAAGTGCAGGAGTAACAGTGTGGGAATTATTAAATGATGAAAATACAGTTAGAGAAGTGGCGGGACGATCAGCTAAACCTGTTTTAGAGTTTGTGAAATTAATTAATAAATGGCGATCGCAAGTTGATGATTTACCTGCTAGCGAAATTATTAAAGGGATTATTCAAGATTCTGGCTATGCTGATGATTTGAAATTACAGGGAACCGATGAGGCAAGCGATCGCCTAGCTAACTTAGCGGAATTAAATAATGCTGCCCTCCAATATGCCGAAGAAAATGAAGATATTTCCCTAGATTCTTTTATTGCCAATGCTGCCCTATCTTCCAGTTTAGATGAAGCCCCTGAAGAGTCGCAAAAAGTGACCCTCATGACTTTACACGCTGCCAAAGGCTTAGAATTTCCCGTGGTGTTTTTAGTGGGCTTAGAACAGGGACTATTTCCGGGCTTCCGTTCCTTGAATGATCCGATGGCTTTGGAAGAAGAACGTCGGCTTTTATATGTGGGCATTACCCGCGCCCAAGAGCAGTTACACCTAACCTATGCCGATGAACGCCGTTTGTATGGAAATTATGAAAAGGCAGTACCTTCACAGTTTTTAGCGGAGTTACCTAAACAACTTCTAACTCAAAAAAATCTGAAGTCTAAGTCTCAAACTAAACTTGGGATTGTTTCCCCAAATACAATCGCTTCTATAAATCCGATTAAAACAGATAAATCATCTCAGCGTAAAACCGAAGGCAAACCCGTTGAAGTACCCGTAGTTAAGGAAAATTGGCAAGTGGGCGATCGCCTAACTCATAAAAAATTTGGCGAAGGTGTGATTTTCGGTATTTTAGGAAGTGGTGAAAAAACTTCTCTTGTTGTTACCTTTAGTGGCATGGGCAGAAGAATTATTGACCCTAACTTTGCCCCTATTCAAAGAATTACCTAG